From Daucus carota subsp. sativus chromosome 6, DH1 v3.0, whole genome shotgun sequence, the proteins below share one genomic window:
- the LOC108224950 gene encoding BTB/POZ domain-containing protein At3g22104 isoform X2, whose product MEMNESSSKVHNLFEQIEKSLEEIKYWTWSDLLVVLNHCQNLLPTVNSSGLLHKCVDSIVKRLALASEASPCQSTSSPDSSGLRLSTDTRSTDSFKNIFRATWWFEDLVSLKPYLVKMLTKSMVFQKFDHGVIARFLLYYQKSRFVTATQDEKREIMETVIEMLDSLDQRTVACKSLFGILRVALNLNIKKCCRNKLEKMIGLQLDQATLDNLLIPSPLGMDHMYDVNLVLRFIRSFLGTGFCRVPLIRMQKVANLMDLYIAEVSPDPCLKLSKFCSLVRAIPDSARESYDGIYHAMDMFLEAHTGLSEEDKRRLCYALNYEKLSSETCRHLAHNSKFPSRSAIEAVVSQQNKLKSLLEDTNQSKPFFDSPCSSVDTEIKDKREESCEQIVLYAGRLDFTNENEKLRANLQGMQCRVVELEKICKKMQNQMSKMLKSKLSRQNNARSLPRLC is encoded by the exons ATGGAAATGAATGAATCATCTTCAAAAGTCCATAATTTGTTCGAACAAATCGAGAAATCACTTGAAGAGATCAAGTATTGGACATGGTCTGATCTCTTAGTTGTCTTAAACCACTGTCAAAACCTATTGCCTACTGTAAATTCCTCAGGACTTCTGCATAAATGTGTGGACTCCATTGTTAAAAGGCTTGCCCTTGCCAGTGAAGCAAGCCCTTGCCAATCTACATCTTCCCCTGATAGTTCTGGACTGCGATTATCCACCGACACTAGAAGCACTGATAGCTTTAAGAACATCTTTCGAGCGACATGGTGGTTCGAGGATCTTGTATCATTAAAACCTTATTTGGTTAAAATGCTTACCAAATCAATGGTTTTCCAAAAATTTGATCATGGGGTTATTGCAAGGTTCCTTCTCTATTATCAAAAATCTAGATTTGTTACTGCAACACAAGATGAGAAGCGCGAAATTATGGAGACGGTTATTGAGATGCTCGACTCTTTAGATCAGAGAACTGTTGCGTGTAAGAGTTTATTTGGGATTCTTCGAGTTGCTCTTAACTTAAACATTAAGAAATGCTGCAGGAATAAGCTGGAGAAAATGATTGGTTTGCAATTGGATCAAGCAACACTAGACAATCTGCTGATTCCATCTCCACTAGGGATGGATCATATGTATGATGTTAATCTTGTATTGAGGTTTATAAGATCATTTCTAGGCACAGGATTTTGTCGTGTCCCGCTAATTCGAATGCAAAAGGTAGCTAACCTGATGGACTTGTATATTGCAGAAGTATCTCCAGATCCTTGTCTTAAACTATCAAAATTTTGCAGCCTAGTCAGGGCTATACCAGATTCAGCAAGGGAGTCTTATGATGGAATCTACCATGCCATGGACATGTTTCTGGAG GCACATACAGGTTTATCTGAGGAAGACAAGAGAAGATTATGTTATGCGCTGAATTATGAGAAGTTATCATCAGAAACTTGTAGGCACCTTGCTCACAACTCCAAATTTCCATCAAGATCTGCTATCGAAGCCGTCGTCTCTCAGCAGAACAAGCTTAAAAGCTTGCTTGAAGATACAAATCAATCAAAACCCTTCTTTGATTCACCATGTAGTTCAGTGGATACTGAAATCAAGGATAAAAGAGAAGAATCCTGTGAACAAATCGTACTTTATGCAGGAAGGCTTGATTTTACGAATGAGAATGAGAAACTGAGAGCAAATCTGCAGGGTATGCAATGCAGGGTTGTGGAATTGGAAAAAATATGCAAGAAAATGCAAAACCAAATGTCTAAGATGTTGAAATCAAAATTATCACGGCAGAATAATGCAAGATCCTTGCCAAGGCTGTGTTGA
- the LOC108224950 gene encoding BTB/POZ domain-containing protein At3g22104 isoform X1, with amino-acid sequence MDVSSSYLQVDVNGEELFLVDKNIISSYSGRIRKLLGKTRCGTRNLKVIFHDFPGGSDGFELISRFCYSNGKIDINYSNVSLLHCLAIFMEMNESSSKVHNLFEQIEKSLEEIKYWTWSDLLVVLNHCQNLLPTVNSSGLLHKCVDSIVKRLALASEASPCQSTSSPDSSGLRLSTDTRSTDSFKNIFRATWWFEDLVSLKPYLVKMLTKSMVFQKFDHGVIARFLLYYQKSRFVTATQDEKREIMETVIEMLDSLDQRTVACKSLFGILRVALNLNIKKCCRNKLEKMIGLQLDQATLDNLLIPSPLGMDHMYDVNLVLRFIRSFLGTGFCRVPLIRMQKVANLMDLYIAEVSPDPCLKLSKFCSLVRAIPDSARESYDGIYHAMDMFLEAHTGLSEEDKRRLCYALNYEKLSSETCRHLAHNSKFPSRSAIEAVVSQQNKLKSLLEDTNQSKPFFDSPCSSVDTEIKDKREESCEQIVLYAGRLDFTNENEKLRANLQGMQCRVVELEKICKKMQNQMSKMLKSKLSRQNNARSLPRLC; translated from the exons ATGGATGTCTCTTCTTCTTACCTTCAGGTTGATGTTAATGGTGAAGAGCTTTTCTTGGTTGATAAG AACATCATATCATCTTATTCCGGAAGAATCAGAAAGCTACTTGGCAAAACGAGGTGTGGGACACGAAACCTTAAGGTGATATTTCATGATTTTCCAGGAGGCAGCGACGGTTTTGAGCTTATATCAAGGTTCTGCTATAGTAATGGAAAGATTGATATAAATTATTCTAATGTTTCTCTTTTACATTGTCTGGCTATTTTCATGGAAATGAATGAATCATCTTCAAAAGTCCATAATTTGTTCGAACAAATCGAGAAATCACTTGAAGAGATCAAGTATTGGACATGGTCTGATCTCTTAGTTGTCTTAAACCACTGTCAAAACCTATTGCCTACTGTAAATTCCTCAGGACTTCTGCATAAATGTGTGGACTCCATTGTTAAAAGGCTTGCCCTTGCCAGTGAAGCAAGCCCTTGCCAATCTACATCTTCCCCTGATAGTTCTGGACTGCGATTATCCACCGACACTAGAAGCACTGATAGCTTTAAGAACATCTTTCGAGCGACATGGTGGTTCGAGGATCTTGTATCATTAAAACCTTATTTGGTTAAAATGCTTACCAAATCAATGGTTTTCCAAAAATTTGATCATGGGGTTATTGCAAGGTTCCTTCTCTATTATCAAAAATCTAGATTTGTTACTGCAACACAAGATGAGAAGCGCGAAATTATGGAGACGGTTATTGAGATGCTCGACTCTTTAGATCAGAGAACTGTTGCGTGTAAGAGTTTATTTGGGATTCTTCGAGTTGCTCTTAACTTAAACATTAAGAAATGCTGCAGGAATAAGCTGGAGAAAATGATTGGTTTGCAATTGGATCAAGCAACACTAGACAATCTGCTGATTCCATCTCCACTAGGGATGGATCATATGTATGATGTTAATCTTGTATTGAGGTTTATAAGATCATTTCTAGGCACAGGATTTTGTCGTGTCCCGCTAATTCGAATGCAAAAGGTAGCTAACCTGATGGACTTGTATATTGCAGAAGTATCTCCAGATCCTTGTCTTAAACTATCAAAATTTTGCAGCCTAGTCAGGGCTATACCAGATTCAGCAAGGGAGTCTTATGATGGAATCTACCATGCCATGGACATGTTTCTGGAG GCACATACAGGTTTATCTGAGGAAGACAAGAGAAGATTATGTTATGCGCTGAATTATGAGAAGTTATCATCAGAAACTTGTAGGCACCTTGCTCACAACTCCAAATTTCCATCAAGATCTGCTATCGAAGCCGTCGTCTCTCAGCAGAACAAGCTTAAAAGCTTGCTTGAAGATACAAATCAATCAAAACCCTTCTTTGATTCACCATGTAGTTCAGTGGATACTGAAATCAAGGATAAAAGAGAAGAATCCTGTGAACAAATCGTACTTTATGCAGGAAGGCTTGATTTTACGAATGAGAATGAGAAACTGAGAGCAAATCTGCAGGGTATGCAATGCAGGGTTGTGGAATTGGAAAAAATATGCAAGAAAATGCAAAACCAAATGTCTAAGATGTTGAAATCAAAATTATCACGGCAGAATAATGCAAGATCCTTGCCAAGGCTGTGTTGA